Sequence from the Seonamhaeicola sp. ML3 genome:
AATGATTAATACAAATGCTAAAATGTACCTTAAGTGTTTGTTATTTATTTTTTTGCTTCCGTAGTAACCGCCTAAAACACCACCAACTAGAGCAATAGCCACTAATACAAAAGTTGCCATTTCTAATGTAACGCCGCTACTTAACTGACCTACTAGTCCAGATGCAGAATTTACCCAAATGAATAGCGCAGAAACAGCGGCAGCTTCTTTCATTTTACCCCAATGGAGCAATAAAATCACTGGACTTAGAATAATACCGCCACCAATGCCAATTAATCCGGAAAAGAATCCGATAATACCTCCAACAAGGAGTCCTTGCCAAAGTTTTACTTGTTTTATCGAGTTGCTTTCCTTTCCAAAAACATTCAGCATTTTAAGAATGGCAAATATTAAAAGGACGGCTAGTATCTTTTTATAAACCGAAGCATCTACTTCAATACGACCTCCCAGAAAAGCTAAGGGGACGGAAGCAATGGCGAATGATATAAACAACTTTTTATTGAAATATCCTTCCTTATAATAGTAGTAAAACGAAATGCCCGCCACAAACAAATTAAGCAATAGGGCAGTAGGCTTCATAGTTTCTGGAGCAAATGAAAACAGTGCCATTAATGCTAAATAACCACTAGCACCTCCATGTCCTACACTGGAGTATAAAAACGATACAACAGGAAGTATCAGTAAAAAATAATATATGTTCTCAGTTTGCAGCATTTATAAGCGTTCAATTTTTTGAAGTTGGTCATCTAAAAAGGCCCAACAGTTTTTATTGATTTCATCGAATGCGCTAATTAAGGAATGGCCATACTCTGTTAATTCGGCACCACCACCACCTTTGCCACCTATACTATTAATGGTTACTGGTTTTTTAGCCGATTTATTAACCGAATCCAACAATTGCCACGCCTTTTTGTAAGATATATTTAACGATTTTGCAGCTTTAGACAATGAGCCGGTTTCTTGTATGGCCTTTAGTAAATGAACGCGTCCTTCACCTAACAAAACATTGTTATCAGATTCAATCCAAATACGACTTTTAATTTTGTAACTCATGATCTTGTTTCTTTAAACGGGTAAAACAATAGTTTCTAATGTATCACCAATATTAACTTCAGATATTTCAGCAGGAACAAAAACCAAAGCATTTGACAAAGCAAAAGTCTGTAACATAGAAGAGTTTTGTCCTTCTAAAAGTTCTACTTCGCCATCATTATAAATCCCCTTTAAAAACTGAGGTCTATCGCCTCTTTTTAAGAATTTTGAAAGGGATGTTGCCTGAACTCTGGGCAATTCTGTATTGGTTCTATCCATCATATTCTGCAGGGCTATGTATACGTAAACATAAAAGCATGTTAATGCTGCAGCAGGGTTGCCAGGTAATGCAAAAATGGAAGTATTATCCTTTTTTCCAAAGAATAAAGGCTTTCCTGGTTTTTGCTTCACCTTGTAGAATACCTCTTCAACTTGTAATTCGTTTAGAGCTCTACCAACATAATCATAGTCACCTACCGATATCCCGCCAGTAATAAGAACCAAATCATTATTGTTAATTACCGATTTGAGTAATTCAACGGTCTTTGGATAATCATCGGCAACTTTGTGAAGCGAGATATCATAGAATTTCAAGCTATACAAAACACTTTGTAGCATTTTAGAGTTGCTTTCATAAATCTGACCATGATGTAATTCTTGTCCGGGCTCAATAAGTTCGTTGCCTGTAGTTACTATAGCAACAGTAGGTTTTTTGTAAACGGAAACTTTTGTAATACCTAAGGAAGTCAAATATCCAATTCCAGCTGGTGTTAATTTAGTGCTTTTTTTTAGTGCAATATCTCCTTGCTTCACTTGTTCTCCCAAAGGGCGAATATTTTGCTCCAAATTAATTTGATGTTCAATAGTGATGGTGTCATTATTAGTAATAACCTTTTCCTGCATCATGATAGCATTGGCTGAATCTGGCACTGGAGCACCTGT
This genomic interval carries:
- a CDS encoding sulfite exporter TauE/SafE family protein translates to MLQTENIYYFLLILPVVSFLYSSVGHGGASGYLALMALFSFAPETMKPTALLLNLFVAGISFYYYYKEGYFNKKLFISFAIASVPLAFLGGRIEVDASVYKKILAVLLIFAILKMLNVFGKESNSIKQVKLWQGLLVGGIIGFFSGLIGIGGGIILSPVILLLHWGKMKEAAAVSALFIWVNSASGLVGQLSSGVTLEMATFVLVAIALVGGVLGGYYGSKKINNKHLRYILAFVLIIACAKLMFT
- the glp gene encoding gephyrin-like molybdotransferase Glp, whose product is MISIEDALSKVKSNVNPLSKEDVKAIEKANGYYLSKDVISPINMPPFRQSAMDGYALHLQDDLNYKLIDEVKAGDGHQPVLNQGEAVRIFTGAPVPDSANAIMMQEKVITNNDTITIEHQINLEQNIRPLGEQVKQGDIALKKSTKLTPAGIGYLTSLGITKVSVYKKPTVAIVTTGNELIEPGQELHHGQIYESNSKMLQSVLYSLKFYDISLHKVADDYPKTVELLKSVINNNDLVLITGGISVGDYDYVGRALNELQVEEVFYKVKQKPGKPLFFGKKDNTSIFALPGNPAAALTCFYVYVYIALQNMMDRTNTELPRVQATSLSKFLKRGDRPQFLKGIYNDGEVELLEGQNSSMLQTFALSNALVFVPAEISEVNIGDTLETIVLPV
- a CDS encoding winged helix-turn-helix domain-containing protein; protein product: MSYKIKSRIWIESDNNVLLGEGRVHLLKAIQETGSLSKAAKSLNISYKKAWQLLDSVNKSAKKPVTINSIGGKGGGGAELTEYGHSLISAFDEINKNCWAFLDDQLQKIERL